A genomic stretch from Xenopus laevis strain J_2021 chromosome 6S, Xenopus_laevis_v10.1, whole genome shotgun sequence includes:
- the fucolectin.S gene encoding x-epilectin S homeolog precursor gives MKCIVVLLAFAAVGWAQLCNPQIGGQNLARSGGVKQSSTYAPQYTVDKAIDGIKNTNTFVQACAITGYDKNAWWQVDLKNSYKVGSVVIVNRGDCCADRLKGAQIRVGNSADNNNPVCATVTDVSQLTINMCCKGMVGQYVSVVIPGRNEYLQLCEVEVYGEENKPEEKPEEKQLCW, from the exons ATGAAGTGCATTGTGGTTCTGCTCGCATTTGCAGCTGTTGGGTGGGCGCAGTTGTGCAACCCCCAGATAGGAG GACAAAATTTGGCAAGATCAGGAGGAGTCAAGCAAAGCTCCACCTACGCTCCTCAGTACACTGTTGATAAAGCGATTGAtggcataaaaaacacaaataccttTGTACAAGCATGCGCCATTACTGGATATGACAAAAACGCTTGGTGGCAGGTGGACCTGAAGAATTCCTACAAAGTTGGTTCTGTGGTCATAGTGAACAGAGGAGACTGTTGTGCCGATCGTCTGAAAGGAGCCCAGATCCGTGTTGGAAATTCAGCAGATAATAACAACCCAGT atgCGCCACCGTCACTGATGTCTCTCAACTCACCATCAATATGTGCTGTAAGGGGATGGTGGGTCAGTATGTGAGTGTGGTCATTCCTGGCCGCAATGAATATCTCCAGCTCTGTGAAGTTGAGGTTTATGGGGAGGAAAATAAACCTGAAGAAAAACCTGAAGAAAAACAACTTTGTTGGTAA